A genomic stretch from Candidatus Hydrogenisulfobacillus filiaventi includes:
- a CDS encoding protein of unknown function (Evidence 5 : Unknown function), with translation MEEQVFGGRRWGDPEEAGRWAAALLGEHRASRERIARLGLRPLGPGLRALIWALRVYVLLMVVLTVVSVLRAP, from the coding sequence ATGGAAGAGCAGGTGTTCGGGGGACGGCGGTGGGGGGACCCGGAGGAAGCCGGCCGGTGGGCGGCGGCGTTGTTGGGGGAGCACCGGGCCAGCCGCGAGCGCATCGCCCGCCTGGGCCTGCGGCCGCTGGGGCCGGGTCTGCGGGCGCTCATCTGGGCCCTGCGGGTCTATGTGCTGTTGATGGTGGTGCTGACGGTGGTGAGCGTGCTGCGGGCCCCCTGA
- a CDS encoding N-acetyltransferase, translated as MLYRDREGRPYRVRAAAPADAAALVQMLERVGAEERYLVADGAGRTAAEQERLLAAAPPGYLVLVAEVEEAGPVGFLEILTGAYRKNRHTATLGMALLPEWRGRRLGDGLLEAAEAWARAREVEKISLAVFASNTAALRFYARHGYAEEGRRFRQYRIDGREVDEVWLAKFLA; from the coding sequence GTGCTCTACCGGGACCGGGAGGGGCGGCCGTACCGGGTGCGGGCGGCCGCACCCGCCGACGCCGCCGCACTGGTGCAGATGCTGGAACGGGTGGGAGCCGAGGAGCGCTACCTGGTGGCGGACGGCGCCGGGCGCACGGCGGCGGAACAGGAACGCCTCCTGGCCGCCGCCCCGCCCGGCTATCTGGTGCTGGTGGCGGAGGTGGAGGAGGCAGGCCCGGTCGGCTTCCTCGAGATCCTGACCGGCGCCTACCGCAAGAACCGGCACACCGCCACCTTGGGCATGGCCCTGCTGCCGGAATGGCGGGGCCGGCGGCTGGGGGACGGTCTGCTGGAGGCGGCTGAAGCCTGGGCCCGGGCCCGGGAGGTGGAGAAGATCAGCCTGGCGGTGTTTGCCAGCAACACCGCCGCCCTCCGTTTCTATGCGCGCCATGGCTATGCGGAGGAGGGCCGCCGCTTCCGCCAGTACCGCATCGACGGGCGCGAGGTGGACGAGGTGTGGCTGGCCAAGTTTCTGGCCTAG
- a CDS encoding conserved protein of unknown function (Evidence 4 : Unknown function but conserved in other organisms) — MPEPLELQNPVPPALRAAVDRLHLTEGQLFGTIPPERLDRDQQQALLQAGWTRRNYADRPVLEPPHAEFDWEALRRRHAEATRAALHTRWPEAAEWGAQAWAIIDEVLASVWEEREEEARSLLAAWSFAALWPAPDPGRPQDRMEGRQVFFFYADSFRRAAEAAAAEITRAPQAEDLFWTLVEAVPKGS, encoded by the coding sequence ATGCCGGAACCCCTCGAACTGCAAAACCCTGTCCCCCCGGCCCTGCGCGCGGCGGTGGACCGCCTGCATCTGACTGAGGGGCAGCTGTTCGGCACCATCCCGCCCGAACGCCTGGACCGGGATCAGCAGCAGGCGCTGCTGCAGGCGGGCTGGACGCGGCGTAACTACGCCGACCGGCCGGTCCTGGAGCCCCCGCACGCCGAATTCGATTGGGAGGCCCTGCGCCGCCGGCATGCGGAAGCCACCCGCGCCGCCCTGCACACGCGCTGGCCGGAGGCGGCGGAATGGGGTGCGCAGGCCTGGGCCATCATCGACGAGGTGCTGGCCTCAGTGTGGGAAGAACGGGAGGAGGAGGCCCGCAGCCTACTGGCCGCCTGGAGCTTCGCCGCCCTCTGGCCGGCTCCGGACCCCGGGCGGCCGCAGGACCGGATGGAGGGGCGGCAGGTGTTCTTCTTCTATGCCGACTCCTTCCGGCGGGCGGCGGAGGCGGCCGCTGCCGAAATCACCCGTGCCCCCCAGGCGGAGGACCTGTTCTGGACCCTGGTGGAGGCCGTACCCAAGGGGTCCTAG
- the mccB gene encoding Cystathionine gamma-lyase — MGERENPGPVTRFVHPGPEMDPVTGALAVPVYRAASYHQPDPWAPGPYDYGRSGNPTRQALEEAIAALEHGVGGFAFASGMAAITAALLLFGAGDHLLVTRDCQGGTQRLLRGVFARWGLRVTYVDTDRLEEVAAAREPATRAVYVENFSNPFLRVTDLPALAEWAHREGLLVLVDNTFITPALQQPLDLGADLVLHSASKLIGGHADVTAGLAVTADPALARRLYFIQNATGGVLGPDDAFAVLRGLRTLPLRMERAAANARRLAAWLAERPEVRAVYYPGLASDPGHATAARTLRGFGQMVTIRLASGEAVMAAARAFRLVRVGAGFGGLETSVSLPELHCHAALTSEERAERAITPDVLRISVGLEDPEDLLADFAAALEAAAGAS; from the coding sequence GTGGGTGAGCGTGAGAACCCGGGGCCGGTGACCCGTTTCGTTCATCCCGGCCCGGAAATGGACCCGGTGACGGGGGCATTGGCGGTACCGGTCTACCGGGCCGCCAGCTACCATCAGCCGGATCCGTGGGCACCAGGCCCGTACGACTATGGCCGCTCCGGCAACCCCACCCGCCAGGCGCTGGAAGAAGCCATCGCCGCCCTTGAACACGGGGTGGGCGGCTTTGCTTTCGCCTCCGGTATGGCGGCCATCACGGCCGCCCTGCTGCTGTTCGGGGCCGGGGACCATCTGCTGGTGACCCGGGATTGCCAGGGCGGCACCCAGCGCCTGCTGCGAGGGGTGTTTGCGCGCTGGGGCCTGCGGGTCACCTACGTGGACACCGACCGGTTGGAGGAGGTGGCCGCCGCCCGCGAGCCGGCCACGCGGGCGGTGTACGTCGAGAATTTCTCCAACCCTTTCCTGCGCGTGACCGACCTACCGGCGCTGGCGGAATGGGCGCACCGCGAGGGGCTGCTGGTCCTGGTGGACAATACCTTTATCACCCCCGCCCTGCAGCAGCCCCTCGACCTGGGGGCCGATCTGGTGCTGCACAGCGCCAGCAAGCTGATCGGTGGCCATGCAGACGTCACCGCGGGGCTGGCGGTCACCGCCGATCCGGCGCTGGCCCGCCGCCTGTACTTCATCCAGAACGCCACCGGGGGGGTGCTGGGGCCGGATGACGCCTTTGCGGTGCTGCGGGGGCTGCGCACCCTGCCCCTGCGGATGGAGCGGGCGGCGGCCAACGCCCGCCGGCTGGCGGCCTGGCTGGCGGAGCGGCCGGAGGTGCGGGCGGTGTATTACCCCGGCCTGGCCTCCGATCCCGGTCATGCCACCGCGGCCCGCACCCTGCGGGGCTTCGGGCAGATGGTCACCATCCGCTTGGCTTCGGGGGAAGCCGTGATGGCGGCCGCCCGCGCCTTCCGCCTGGTGCGGGTGGGGGCCGGTTTCGGGGGGTTGGAGACCTCAGTCTCCCTGCCCGAGCTGCACTGCCATGCCGCTCTCACCTCCGAGGAACGGGCGGAACGGGCCATCACCCCCGACGTGTTGCGCATCTCGGTGGGGCTGGAGGACCCGGAGGACCTGCTGGCCGATTTCGCCGCGGCACTGGAGGCAGCAGCCGGCGCATCCTAG
- a CDS encoding membrane protein of unknown function (Evidence 5 : Unknown function): protein MAATVGRRIRQAAAQGATDLAWAVATLTGWVPHPPRRAGPGTLLWFPVLGAMLGLVWEGLARRSPWSGLVTAALAWGVEALATRGRSWSGWAAGFAGRAPGVAAAATSLGVVAAVAAWAGARHLAGIPFAAATGGYGAMAVSLEWLPPPVPGQAARWLGRTRRPWAGSAAGLLALALTLVAGGAGAAVWTWVGLAAGVAGSWAAAWRRGGLDGSALRTGGLVAMMTVLLGAGL from the coding sequence ATGGCGGCGACGGTCGGGCGGCGGATCCGGCAAGCGGCGGCGCAAGGCGCGACCGACCTGGCCTGGGCCGTGGCCACCCTGACCGGCTGGGTGCCGCATCCGCCCCGCCGCGCCGGACCCGGGACCCTGCTCTGGTTTCCGGTGCTGGGGGCGATGCTGGGGCTGGTGTGGGAAGGCCTGGCCCGGCGGTCCCCCTGGTCCGGGCTGGTGACGGCGGCCCTGGCCTGGGGGGTGGAGGCGCTGGCCACCCGGGGCCGCAGCTGGAGCGGCTGGGCGGCCGGTTTTGCCGGCCGGGCGCCGGGGGTGGCTGCGGCCGCCACCAGCCTGGGGGTGGTGGCGGCGGTGGCGGCCTGGGCCGGCGCCCGCCACCTTGCCGGCATCCCCTTTGCGGCCGCCACCGGCGGCTACGGGGCGATGGCTGTGAGCCTGGAATGGCTCCCGCCGCCCGTGCCGGGGCAGGCCGCCCGCTGGCTGGGTCGCACCCGCCGGCCTTGGGCGGGCAGCGCCGCCGGCCTGCTGGCCCTGGCGCTCACCCTGGTTGCCGGCGGGGCGGGGGCGGCGGTGTGGACTTGGGTGGGGCTGGCGGCCGGGGTGGCGGGCAGCTGGGCCGCGGCCTGGCGGCGGGGCGGCCTGGACGGGTCCGCCCTGCGTACGGGGGGGCTGGTGGCCATGATGACGGTGCTGCTGGGGGCGGGCTTATGA
- a CDS encoding protein of unknown function (Evidence 5 : Unknown function) gives MTERRLVLAHLYPEHMNLYGDRGNVLALARRARWRGIGFTVQAVEVGDSWDPAAADLVFMGGGEDRQQTRIAADFLARGDRLVAALANGLPMLAVCGGYQLLGRYYRTAGGERLPGLGWFSAYTEPGAGRAVGDVVAETDLGIDPPTLVGFENHGGRTFLDGGDTRPLGRVLLGQGNNGRDRGRGR, from the coding sequence ATGACGGAACGGCGGCTGGTGCTGGCCCATCTCTACCCGGAACACATGAACCTCTACGGTGACCGCGGCAACGTGCTGGCCCTGGCCCGCCGGGCGCGCTGGCGGGGCATTGGTTTCACGGTGCAGGCGGTGGAGGTGGGCGACAGCTGGGACCCGGCGGCGGCCGACCTGGTGTTCATGGGTGGGGGCGAGGACCGGCAGCAGACCCGCATCGCCGCTGACTTCCTGGCCCGGGGGGACCGGTTGGTGGCGGCCTTGGCGAACGGCCTGCCCATGCTGGCGGTGTGCGGGGGCTACCAGCTCCTGGGCCGCTACTACCGGACCGCCGGCGGCGAGCGTCTGCCGGGACTGGGCTGGTTTTCCGCCTACACCGAGCCCGGGGCCGGCCGGGCGGTAGGGGATGTGGTGGCGGAGACGGACCTGGGGATCGATCCCCCGACCCTGGTGGGGTTCGAGAACCACGGCGGGCGGACCTTTCTCGACGGCGGCGATACCCGGCCCTTGGGGCGGGTGCTGCTGGGGCAGGGCAACAACGGCCGCGACCGCGGGAGGGGGCGGTGA
- a CDS encoding protein of unknown function (Evidence 5 : Unknown function) — protein MKGRVVGTYLHGSLLPKNPHLADLLLRWALERRGQDPALEPLDAAEEWAAHAVLVGRVPGGRLTREAGKKRALERG, from the coding sequence GTGAAGGGGCGGGTGGTAGGCACCTACCTGCACGGCTCCCTGCTGCCCAAGAATCCGCACCTGGCCGATCTGCTGCTGCGCTGGGCCCTGGAGCGCCGCGGGCAGGACCCGGCCCTGGAGCCCCTGGATGCGGCGGAAGAATGGGCGGCCCATGCGGTCCTTGTCGGGCGGGTCCCGGGCGGCCGTTTAACCCGGGAGGCGGGCAAGAAAAGGGCCCTTGAACGCGGGTAG
- the tatA gene encoding Sec-independent protein translocase protein TatA, with protein MDIFSPVHIIILLVVALLIFGPKRLPEIGAGLGKSFREFKNAVNPNTYNPEPPSPPQPPVRPQEFDTTAVVKDQEPRP; from the coding sequence ATGGACATCTTCTCCCCGGTCCATATCATCATCCTGCTGGTGGTGGCCCTCCTCATCTTCGGGCCCAAGCGGCTGCCGGAGATCGGGGCCGGGCTGGGCAAGAGCTTCCGGGAGTTCAAGAACGCGGTGAACCCCAACACCTACAATCCCGAGCCGCCATCCCCCCCGCAGCCGCCGGTGCGGCCGCAGGAGTTCGACACCACGGCCGTGGTCAAGGATCAGGAGCCGCGTCCCTGA
- a CDS encoding protein of unknown function (Evidence 5 : Unknown function), whose product MFPGRRPARATGKRKSRLRQPGGAANLFRLNVQGDEAGGISLRWHYPGQVQRSVTV is encoded by the coding sequence TTGTTCCCCGGCCGCCGGCCTGCCCGGGCCACCGGCAAAAGAAAAAGCCGGCTGCGCCAGCCGGGGGGTGCTGCGAACCTCTTCCGTCTCAACGTGCAAGGCGATGAAGCAGGCGGCATCTCCCTGCGCTGGCATTACCCAGGTCAGGTTCAGCGGTCGGTAACCGTCTAG
- the thiC gene encoding phosphomethylpyrimidine synthase (Evidence 2a : Function from experimental evidences in other organisms; PubMedId : 8432721, 9370266, 10382260, 16291685, 26443755; Product type e : enzyme) produces MMAESLPGRPREAPPRFPASRKVYVTGSRPDIRVPMREISLEPTQTAHGPVANPPVRVYDTSGPYTDPDYVVDYRRGLPPLRRRWILERGDVEEGPGGVLRARPGRRVTQMSYARQGIITPEMEFAALREGLSPEFVRQELAAGRAILPANINHPESEPMVIGRNFLVKINANIGNSAVRSSIEEEVEKLRWAIHWGADTVMDLSTGSEIHATREWILRNSPVPIGTVPIYQALEKVNGRAEDLTWEVYRDTLIEQAEQGVDYFTIHAGVLLRYVPLTARRVTGIVSRGGSIMAAWCLAHHRENFLYTHFDEICDILSAYDVAVSLGDGLRPGSLADANDEAQFAELETLGELTEVAWKHDVQVMIEGPGHVPMHKIKENVEREMELCHEAPFYTLGPLTTDIAPGYDHITSAIGAAMIGWYGTAMLCYVTPKEHLGLPNREDVRQGVVAYKIAAHAADVAKGHPGAQLRDDALSKARFEFRWRDQFNLSLDPDTALAYHDETLPAEPAKVAHFCSMCGPKFCSMRITQDIREYAASHGLEAEAAIEAGLEEKAEEFRAQGGQIYRPV; encoded by the coding sequence GTGATGGCAGAGTCGCTGCCGGGCCGCCCGCGGGAGGCGCCGCCCCGGTTTCCCGCCAGCCGTAAGGTGTATGTGACCGGATCGCGGCCGGACATCCGGGTGCCCATGCGGGAGATCAGCCTGGAACCCACCCAGACCGCCCACGGGCCGGTGGCCAATCCGCCGGTGCGGGTCTACGACACCAGCGGGCCCTACACCGATCCCGACTACGTGGTGGATTACCGGCGGGGCCTGCCGCCGCTGCGCCGGCGCTGGATCCTGGAGCGGGGCGATGTGGAGGAGGGCCCGGGCGGCGTCCTGCGCGCGCGCCCCGGCCGGCGGGTGACGCAGATGTCGTATGCCCGCCAGGGCATCATCACCCCTGAGATGGAGTTTGCGGCCCTCCGGGAGGGGCTGTCGCCGGAATTCGTCCGTCAGGAGCTGGCGGCGGGGCGGGCCATCCTGCCGGCCAACATCAACCATCCCGAAAGCGAGCCCATGGTCATCGGGCGCAACTTCCTGGTCAAGATCAACGCCAACATCGGCAACTCGGCCGTGCGCTCCTCCATCGAGGAGGAGGTGGAGAAGCTGCGCTGGGCCATCCACTGGGGGGCGGACACGGTGATGGACCTCTCCACGGGGTCCGAAATCCACGCGACCCGGGAGTGGATCCTGCGCAACTCGCCCGTGCCCATCGGGACCGTTCCCATCTACCAGGCGCTAGAGAAGGTGAACGGGCGCGCCGAGGACCTGACCTGGGAGGTCTACCGCGACACCCTGATCGAGCAGGCCGAACAGGGCGTGGACTACTTCACCATCCATGCCGGGGTGCTGCTGCGCTACGTGCCCCTGACCGCCCGCCGGGTGACCGGCATCGTCTCCCGCGGGGGGTCGATCATGGCCGCTTGGTGCCTGGCGCACCACCGGGAGAACTTCCTCTACACCCATTTCGACGAGATCTGCGACATCCTCAGTGCCTATGACGTGGCGGTCTCCCTGGGGGACGGGCTGCGGCCGGGATCGCTGGCCGATGCCAACGACGAGGCGCAGTTCGCGGAGCTCGAGACCCTGGGCGAGCTGACCGAAGTGGCGTGGAAGCACGACGTGCAGGTCATGATCGAGGGGCCCGGCCACGTGCCTATGCACAAGATCAAGGAGAACGTGGAACGGGAGATGGAACTGTGCCACGAGGCCCCCTTCTACACCCTGGGGCCCTTGACCACCGACATCGCCCCCGGCTACGACCACATCACCTCGGCCATCGGGGCGGCCATGATCGGCTGGTACGGCACCGCCATGCTCTGTTACGTCACCCCCAAGGAGCACCTTGGCCTGCCCAATCGGGAGGACGTGCGCCAGGGGGTGGTGGCCTACAAGATCGCGGCCCACGCGGCGGACGTGGCCAAGGGGCACCCCGGGGCCCAGCTCCGGGACGACGCTCTCTCCAAGGCCCGCTTCGAGTTCCGGTGGCGGGACCAGTTTAACCTCTCCCTGGATCCCGACACCGCTCTGGCCTACCACGACGAGACCCTGCCGGCGGAGCCGGCCAAAGTGGCCCATTTCTGCTCCATGTGCGGGCCGAAGTTCTGCAGCATGCGCATCACCCAGGACATCCGTGAATACGCCGCCAGCCACGGCCTGGAGGCGGAGGCGGCCATTGAGGCCGGCCTGGAGGAGAAGGCGGAGGAATTCCGGGCCCAGGGCGGGCAGATCTACCGCCCGGTCTGA
- the menB gene encoding dihydroxynapthoic acid synthetase (Evidence 2a : Function from experimental evidences in other organisms; PubMedId : 6780514, 6780515, 8566759, 9139683, 12682299; Product type e : enzyme): protein MFDWQPIREYRDIRFERLGGIAKITINRPEVRNAFRPLTLFELSDAFHRVQEDPTLGVAILTGAGEKAFCSGGDQKVRGEGGYVDEEGVPRLNVLELQRQIRYLPKPVIAMVAGYAIGGGNVLQLVCDLTIAADNAVFGQTGPKVGSFDAGYGAALLARVVGHKKAREIWYLCRQYSAQEALEMGLVNAVVPLARLEEETVAWANEILAKSPLAIRFLKAAFNADTDGLAGLQQLAGDATMLYYMTDEAREGKNAFLEKRAPDFSRFPRLP from the coding sequence ATGTTCGACTGGCAGCCGATTCGGGAATACCGCGACATCCGCTTCGAGCGCCTGGGCGGCATCGCCAAGATCACCATCAACCGCCCTGAGGTGCGCAACGCCTTCCGGCCCCTGACCCTGTTCGAGCTCTCCGATGCCTTCCACCGGGTCCAGGAGGACCCCACGCTGGGGGTGGCCATCCTGACCGGGGCGGGCGAGAAGGCCTTCTGCTCGGGGGGGGACCAGAAGGTGCGCGGGGAGGGCGGCTACGTGGATGAGGAAGGCGTGCCCCGCCTCAACGTGCTGGAACTGCAGCGGCAGATCCGGTACCTGCCCAAGCCGGTGATCGCCATGGTGGCCGGCTACGCCATCGGCGGCGGCAACGTGCTGCAGCTGGTCTGCGATCTCACCATCGCGGCCGATAACGCCGTCTTCGGCCAGACCGGTCCCAAGGTGGGCAGTTTCGACGCCGGCTACGGCGCGGCCCTGCTGGCGCGGGTTGTGGGCCACAAGAAAGCCCGCGAAATTTGGTACCTCTGCCGGCAGTACTCGGCCCAGGAGGCGCTGGAGATGGGCCTGGTGAACGCGGTGGTGCCCCTGGCGCGGCTGGAGGAGGAGACGGTGGCCTGGGCCAACGAGATCCTCGCCAAGAGCCCGCTCGCCATCCGCTTCCTGAAGGCGGCCTTCAACGCCGACACCGACGGTCTGGCCGGTCTGCAGCAGCTGGCGGGGGATGCCACCATGCTCTATTACATGACCGACGAGGCCCGGGAGGGGAAGAACGCCTTCCTGGAGAAGCGGGCGCCCGACTTCAGCCGGTTCCCGCGGTTGCCCTGA
- the menE gene encoding 2-succinylbenzoate--CoA ligase: METGIWDWVARQAWRRPSAPALVAGERRWDFRTLDQAVGRAAARLRQAGLGPGDRVAMLLPPGTAAVVLVYASLRLGTALVPVNLRLTAAEAAAILADAEPAAAVVAPEYLPLLEAAAPDLPRLVTGPEEAWWAAAAGTEAPGRAPRGEDLATLVYTSGTSGRAKGVPLTVANHWWNALGSQLHLGQFPGDRWLLCVPLYHVSGLSILYRAAISGAAVVVHPRFDPAAVWRDLEGEGITLLSVVPTMLQRLLDARPEAPAPASLRVVLLGGAGAGTALVEAARARGFPVLRTYGLTETGSQAATELPGQEGEGARPLFFTDLAVLDEAGRPLPPGSIGEIAVRGPAVTAGYWRRPEENRRRFAPDGWLRTGDVGVLAADGRLTVLDRRADLIISGGENIAPAEVEAVLNAHPAVAGSVVVGIPDPEWGQVPVAWAVPAPGTPPVAAEEVLQFAAGRLAGYKRPRALRWTPSLPLTANGKLRRAVARAAWLEGAATAEGRNPA, translated from the coding sequence GTGGAAACCGGGATCTGGGACTGGGTGGCCCGGCAGGCCTGGCGCCGGCCCTCGGCGCCGGCGCTGGTGGCCGGGGAGCGGCGCTGGGACTTCCGCACCCTGGACCAGGCGGTGGGGCGGGCGGCGGCCCGCCTCCGGCAGGCCGGGCTGGGGCCCGGGGACCGCGTGGCCATGCTGTTGCCGCCGGGGACGGCGGCGGTGGTGCTGGTGTACGCTTCCCTGCGCCTGGGCACGGCGCTGGTGCCGGTCAACCTCCGCCTGACCGCGGCGGAGGCGGCGGCCATCCTGGCCGATGCGGAACCGGCAGCCGCGGTGGTGGCGCCGGAGTACCTGCCCCTCCTGGAGGCGGCGGCGCCCGACCTGCCCCGGCTGGTCACGGGGCCGGAGGAGGCCTGGTGGGCGGCGGCCGCCGGCACGGAGGCGCCCGGGCGGGCACCGCGCGGGGAGGACCTGGCCACCCTGGTCTACACCTCCGGCACCAGCGGCCGGGCCAAAGGGGTGCCGCTGACGGTGGCCAACCACTGGTGGAACGCCCTCGGCTCCCAGCTGCACTTGGGGCAGTTTCCCGGGGACCGCTGGCTCTTGTGTGTGCCCCTCTATCACGTGTCGGGGCTGTCCATCCTCTACCGTGCCGCCATCAGCGGGGCGGCGGTGGTGGTGCATCCCCGCTTTGACCCGGCGGCAGTGTGGCGGGACCTGGAGGGGGAGGGGATCACCCTGCTGTCGGTGGTGCCAACCATGCTGCAGCGTCTGCTGGATGCCCGGCCGGAGGCGCCGGCGCCGGCTTCCCTGCGGGTGGTGCTGCTGGGCGGGGCCGGAGCCGGCACGGCGCTGGTGGAGGCCGCCCGGGCGCGGGGGTTTCCGGTGCTGCGCACCTACGGGTTGACCGAGACCGGGTCCCAGGCGGCCACCGAGTTGCCCGGTCAGGAGGGGGAGGGGGCCCGGCCCCTGTTCTTTACCGACCTGGCGGTGCTGGACGAGGCGGGGCGGCCGCTGCCCCCGGGTTCCATCGGCGAGATCGCGGTCCGGGGCCCCGCCGTCACCGCCGGCTATTGGCGGCGGCCGGAGGAGAACCGGCGGCGCTTCGCCCCCGACGGGTGGCTGCGGACCGGGGACGTGGGGGTGCTGGCGGCGGACGGCCGGCTCACGGTGCTGGACCGGCGCGCCGACCTGATCATCTCCGGGGGGGAGAACATTGCGCCCGCCGAGGTGGAGGCGGTATTGAACGCCCATCCTGCCGTGGCCGGGTCGGTGGTGGTGGGCATCCCCGACCCGGAGTGGGGCCAGGTGCCGGTGGCCTGGGCGGTCCCGGCCCCGGGGACGCCGCCGGTGGCGGCGGAGGAGGTGCTGCAGTTTGCGGCCGGGCGCCTGGCCGGCTACAAGCGGCCGCGGGCCCTGCGCTGGACCCCGTCCCTGCCCCTGACCGCCAACGGCAAGCTGCGGCGGGCGGTGGCCCGGGCGGCCTGGTTGGAGGGTGCGGCCACGGCGGAAGGGAGGAACCCGGCATGA
- the menA gene encoding 1,4-dihydroxy-2-naphthoate octaprenyltransferase, which translates to MTVRQWWALARPATLPASVVPVAVGAAVAAERGPWSWPLSLVMLVVALLLQIGTNMVNEWADFHRGVDAPDSVGIAGVIVAGHLSPATVWRWAVGTYALAFGLGLGLVAVRGWPLLALGLAGIGAGFLYNAGPRPLSATPWGEALVFAIMGPVEVLASEVAAAGTISPGGWAASVAVGFSVAAILTANNLRDRDKDGARGRRTLAVLLGDRGGARLLAALVAAPFLWLALAAGLGWLPVTVLAAWLAVPVAVAGVRRLMQPGPGRRRAVAVVGRIHLLAGLLLAMGLLLAR; encoded by the coding sequence ATGACCGTCCGGCAATGGTGGGCGCTGGCCCGTCCCGCCACCCTGCCCGCCTCCGTGGTCCCGGTGGCGGTGGGGGCGGCGGTGGCGGCGGAGCGGGGACCCTGGTCCTGGCCCCTCAGCCTGGTGATGCTGGTGGTGGCCCTGCTGCTGCAGATCGGGACCAACATGGTCAATGAGTGGGCGGACTTCCACCGGGGGGTGGATGCCCCCGACTCGGTCGGCATCGCCGGCGTGATCGTGGCCGGCCACCTGTCCCCCGCCACCGTCTGGCGGTGGGCGGTGGGCACCTACGCCCTGGCCTTCGGCCTGGGCCTGGGCCTGGTGGCGGTGCGGGGCTGGCCCCTGCTGGCCCTGGGTCTGGCCGGCATCGGGGCCGGATTCCTGTACAACGCCGGGCCCCGGCCCCTCTCTGCCACCCCTTGGGGGGAAGCCCTGGTGTTCGCCATCATGGGGCCGGTGGAGGTGCTGGCCAGCGAGGTGGCGGCCGCCGGCACTATCAGCCCCGGCGGGTGGGCCGCCTCAGTGGCGGTGGGCTTTTCGGTGGCGGCCATCCTCACCGCCAACAACCTGCGCGACCGGGACAAGGACGGGGCGCGGGGACGGCGCACCCTGGCGGTGCTGCTGGGGGATCGGGGCGGGGCCCGGCTGCTGGCGGCGCTGGTGGCCGCCCCCTTCCTGTGGCTGGCCCTGGCGGCCGGCCTGGGGTGGCTGCCGGTGACCGTCCTGGCCGCCTGGTTGGCGGTGCCGGTGGCGGTGGCGGGGGTGCGCCGCCTGATGCAGCCCGGACCCGGGCGTCGGCGGGCGGTGGCGGTGGTGGGCCGGATCCATTTGCTGGCCGGCCTGCTGCTGGCCATGGGATTGTTGCTGGCCCGGTAA